The Aliiroseovarius sediminilitoris region ATGAACACCTTGATCTGTCCGGGATCAGAGAAGTCGATCAGCGACGACAGGAAAGTCGCGGTGCCCAACTTGGATTTCAACGCCTTGGGCATGACCGCAAGCGCCGCGGTCAGCATCGTGCCGCCATTGCACCAGCCCAGAATATCGATCGCGTTGGATTTGCTGACCGCGGATGTGACCTTCACCGCCTCGAATATCCCGTCCGAGATATAGTCGTCCCAGCTATGGTCGCCCATCTCTGGACCCGGATTGCGCCACGCGATGGTGTAAACGCTCTGCCCTTGTTCCAGCAGGTAACGGATCATCGACTTCTTTTCATTCAGGTCGAAGATATAGAATTTATTGACGCATGGCGGAACGATCAGGATCGGTGCCTTGCGGGTCTTGGCGGTCATTGGTTCGTATTGGATGAGCTCGATCAACTCGTTGCGGAAAATCACCGCGCCGGGCGTCGTGGCAAGGTTCTTGCCCACCTTGAACGCCGCTTCATCCGTGGTCGAGATATAGCCTTTCTCAAGATCGGCCAGCAGGTTCTGATACCCGTCAAACAGGCTTTGCCCCCCGGTTTCTTTTGCCAATTGCTGGGCTTCGGGGTTGGTCAGAAGGAAGTTGGAAGGTGCCATGTTGTCGGCGGCAATGCGGGCATAGAAGCTAAGCTTTTCCTGCTCCTGATCGGGCAACCCGGCCTTGTCTGCCATGTCCACCATAGCTTTGGAGGTTAGCTCGTAGGAATGGCGCAGGATCGGGAATATCCCTTCGTTCCATGCCTCTGCTCCAAAACGGCGGTCGCGCGTTTCGGCGGCAGCGGCCTCGCCATGGAGGGCGGTGCCCATCCAAAGTTTTGCCATGTCGCTTTGATATCTGAGCATCGTATTGGCCCAGTCTGCAAAGACGGTATTGTCCGATTTGTTCATAGCTTCGAACAGTTTGAAGAGATCCTTGGACATGTCCTCTGCCTTTCCGCTTGCACCGCATTTTCACGCGCGACCCTGTCAGGGAAATGCTTCACGAATTTTGCAAGCCCTGCGAGTGCGCGTGGTTTTTTGTATCAGCGACGGCGCGAAGAAAGAAGGCGTCCGACGCTCAACCGAAAAACTGGCATTGTTGCCGAGCGTAGGGGATTGCCATGTCGGAAAAATGGTGCCCAGAAGAGGACTCGAACCTCCACGTCCATACGGACACTAGCACCTGAAGCTAGCGCGTCTACCAATTCCGCCATCTGGGCACGGTTGGTGAGGCCGCGATGTAAAGGGCGTTGCCGATACTGTCAACCGGATTCGCGGGGATTCCAAGAAATCCGTTTGCGACTTGCCCAAAGCCGCGTGGAAAGCTATTCAAAGCCCAAGGTTTTCAAGGAGAGCTACCATGTCCAAGCTTGTCACCATCTATGGCGGTTCGGGCTTTGTCGGGCGCTATATAGCGCGCCGCTTAGCCAAGCAGGGGTGGCGCGTGCGCGTTGCTGTGCGCAGGCCAAACGAAGCCCTGTTCGTCAAACCCTATGGCGCGGTCGGACAGGTCGAGCCTGTTCTGTGCAACATTCGCGATGACGCTTCGGTGCGCGCTGCGATGATGGGTGCGGATGCGGTGGTCAACTGCGTTGGTGTGCTGAACTCGATTGGCAAGAACAATTTTGATGCTGTGCATCATGACGGTGCCGAGCGGGTGGCGCGGATCGCGGCAGAGCAAGGCGTGGCGCAGATGGTGCAATTGTCCGCCATCGGCGCGGACGCGAACAGCGACAGCGAATATGCGCGAACAAAAGCGCAGGGCGAAGCAGGTGTGCGAGCTGCGTTTCCGAGCGCGGTGATCCTTCGCCCCTCGGTCATTTTTGGGTCCGAGGATGAGTTCTTCAACCGGTTCGCCGGCATGACACGCTTTGGTCCGATCCTGCCAATCACCGGTGGCGATACACGCTTTCAGCCCGTTTACGTGGATGATGTTGCCGCTGCCGCAGAAAAGGCCGTGCTGGGCCAGGTCGAGCCGGGTATCTATGAGTTGGGTGGACCTGATGTGGCGACCTTGCGAGAGCTGATTGACGAAATGCTGGAGGTGGTGCAACGCCGCCGTGCAGTTATCAATCTGCCGTTCGGGATTGCAAAGCTGCAAGCGGCTGTTTTTGACTTCATCCAGTGGATGTCGGGAGGCTTGATCAAAGCGCCGCTGACCCGCGATCAGGTGCGATCGCTGGCGCATGACAACGTGGTGGCTGACGATGCCAAGGGGTTTGCTGAACTGGGGATCACGCCGACAGCGACGGAAGCGATCCTGCCGGATTACCTCTGGCGGTTCCGCCACAATGGTCAATATGCGGCCATTCAGGCTTCGGCAAAGAACCTGCGCACCAATGGCTGACGCTTGGGTTTACGAGATTTCGAAGGCGCGGCAGGGTCCGCGCCTTTTTCATTGGTAGGCGATGAACAGCAACACGGCCCCCAGCGCAATCCGATAGATCACATAAGGCGTGAAGCTGACAGATCTGAGCAACCGCATCATCAGGCTGAGCGCCAGAAGGGCTGATACAAAGGCCAGCACCGCCGCGATGGCGCCGTCCTTGGCGACTTGCATGTTGGCGGTGGCGACGACTTCGGACCCCAGCAGAACGCCGGATGCAAAGATTGTCGGGATCGACATCAGCATCGACAGTTTTGCGGCGTCATGTCGCGCATATCCCAGGGCGCGCGCGCCCGAGATGGTTGCGCCGGATCGTGATGTTCCGGGGATCAGCGCCAGCGCCTGCCAAAGCCCCATGATGATTGCGTCCCGCAGCGTCCAGTCATCGGCCTTCTTTTCAGACGCGCCTTTATGATCGACCCAATACAGCACCAGCCCGAACAGGATCATCGTCCATGCGATGACTTTGACCGATCGCATCGCATCGTTCAGCCCGGTCAGTTTCAGAACCAAGCCAATCGCGATGGCGGGGATCGTTGCGATGGCCAGCAGGAACGCCAGCCGTGCGCCGGGCGTATCAATGCGTCCCGTCAACATCCGTGGCACACCGGCAAGCCCCATGCGTACATCGCGCCAGAAGAACAGGACCACCGCACCCAACGTGCCCACATGCACGGCGACATCAATGGTTTGCCCCTGATCTGGAAGGGTGGTCAGGTACGGAATCAGGGCAAGGTGCCCAGACGAGGAAACCGGCAGAAATTCGGTGATTCCCTGTAGCACGGCGACAAGAAACAAATGGGCAAGGGTCATGCGGGAGCCTTCTGAAATATGTTGTCGCGCAAGCTAAACAAGCCATATGGAAAGGGAAGGGGAATAAAAGGTAATTAAAGCTGACCTAATAATGATCTATATTTCCAGCAACTGGGAAAAAATATGCTTGAGAATGCCATATAGGTCAGTAAGACTGTCTTTTAATATATGTATGCCTTCATTAAAAGCGCAGGACCGAGCCAAATTGACGGAGAGCCAGGATGGCCAAGCAGCCTATGTTGAAATTTGTGGATGTCGAGCGGGATATGCCTGAAAAGCGGGCGGCTGATGCGCGCAAGGATGACTTTCACGAAATCTATGCCGAGTTTGCGGCCCAGAAAGCTGCCGAGCAAGCCAGCCGGTGCAGCCAATGTGGTGTGCCCTATTGCCAGACGCACTGCCCGCTGCACAATAACATCCCCGACTGGTTGCGCATGACTGCAACGGGCCGATTGAAGGAAGCCTATGAACTGAGCCAGTCCACCAACACTTTCCCGGAAATCTGTGGCCGTATCTGCCCACAGGACCGTCTGTGCGAAGGCAATTGCGTGATCGAACAATCGGGCCACGGCACCGTCACCATCGGCGCGGTCGAGAAGTATATTACCGACACGGCGTGGGACAACGGTTGGGTTGAAGCGATCACGCCGTCGGCCAATCGCGACGAAAGCGTTGCGATCATCGGTGCCGGTCCGGGCGGTTTGGCGGCGGCGGATGTTCTGGTGCGTGCGGGTGTGAACGTGACCATCTATGATCGTCATGACCGTGCCGGCGGGCTGATGACCTATGGCATTCCGGGTTTCAAACTTGAAAAAGACGTGGTGATGCGCCGCGTTAAGCTGCTGGAAGATGCCGGGGTTGAGTTCGTTCTTAACTGCAATGTCGGAAAAGACATCAGCTTTCAGGATATCCGCGCCATTCATGACGCGGTTCTGCTGGCAACCGGTGTTTACAAAGGCCGTGATTTGTCCGGGCCGGGGGCTGGTGCCGAGGGGATTGTTCCCGCGTTGGATTACCTGACCTGCTCAAACAAACTCAGCTTCGGGGATACGGTTCCTGCGTTCGACAGCGGAGAGTTGAACGCGGATGGCAAAAATGTTGTGGTGATCGGCGGTGGCGATACCGCGATGGATTGTGTGCGCACCGCCATTCGGCAGGGCGCGAAATCAGTGAAATGTCTGTATCGTCGCGACCGAGCAAATATGCCGGGATCACAGCGCGAGACCCAAAACGCCGAGGAAGAGGGCGTCGAATTTGTCTGGCTGTCCGCACCCAAAGGGTTCACCGGCGATCCGGTCACGGGCGTAATGGTGCAGAAGATGCGCCTTGGCGCGCCTGACGCGACAGGTCGCCGAAGTCCCGAGGTGATCGAAGGCTCGGAATACACTGAAGAGGCCGATCTGGTCATCAAGGCGCTGGGCTTCGAACCTGAAGACCTGCCAACCCTGTGGGACGAAAAGGAACTGACTGTCACCCGCTGGGGCACCGTGAAGGCCGCGTTTGAGACACACCAGACTGATCTGGATGGCGTTTGGGCAGTGGGCGACATCGTGCGTGGTGCCTCGCTGGTGGTTTGGGCCATCCGCGATGGGCGCGAAGCAGGGGCCAACATTCTGGCCCGCCTCGATGCCGCCCGCGCGCTTGCCGCCGAATAACGAATTTTCCGGGCCATCCGGGTCAATGCACCCCCGCCCGTCCGAGAGGAGAACCGAGATGACGAAATATGATGCCGACTGGGTCCGCCGCGAGGAAGCCAAGCGCAAATTCATGACCGAGCACAGCCTGTATCGCGAACAGGACGAACACAGCTCTTGTGGTGTGGGTCTGGTCGTGTCGATCGAAGGCAAAGCGTCGCGTGATGTGGTCGAAGCGGGAATCGCCGCGCTGAAGGCCATCTGGCACCGCGGTGCTGTTGATGCTGACGGCAAGACCGGTGACGGGGCGGGTATTCATATCCAGATCCCCGTTCCGTTCTTCTATGACCAGATTCGCCGCACCGGACACGAACCGCACGAAGATCAGTTGATCGCGGTTGGTCAGGTGTTCCTGCCGCGCACGGATTTTGGTGCACAGGAAGCGTGCCGGACCATCGTGGAATCCGAAATTCTGCGCATGGGCTATCACATCTATGGTTGGCGGCACGTGCCTGTGGACATCACCTGTCTGGGTGAAAAAGCCAACGCGACACGCCCTGAGATCGAACAGATCATGATTTCGAATTCGAAAGGTGTCGACGAGGACACGTTTGAACGCGAGCTTTACGTGATCCGCCGCCGAATTGAAAAAGCGGCCGCGTCTTCACAGATCAACGGGCTGTATATCGCATCTCTGTCGTGCCGGTCGATCATCTATAAAGGCATGATGCTGGCCGAACAGGTTGCCGTTTTCTATCCCGACCTGATGGACGAGCGGTTCATTTCGACGTTTGCGATATACCACCAGCGGTATTCGACGAACACGTTCCCGCAATGGTGGTTGGCACAACCGTTCCGCATGTTGGCTCATAACGGAGAGATCAATACGCTGAAGGGCAACCTGAACTGGATGAAAAGCCACGAGATCCGCATGGCCTCGTCGGCTTTTGGCGATCTGGCCGAAGACATCAAGCCGATTGTGCCGGGCGGGTCATCCGACTCGGCGGCGCTGGACGCTGTGTTCGAGGTTCTGGTGCGTGCAGGTCGCTCAGCCCCCATGGCGAAAACCATGCTG contains the following coding sequences:
- a CDS encoding PHA/PHB synthase family protein, which produces MSKDLFKLFEAMNKSDNTVFADWANTMLRYQSDMAKLWMGTALHGEAAAAETRDRRFGAEAWNEGIFPILRHSYELTSKAMVDMADKAGLPDQEQEKLSFYARIAADNMAPSNFLLTNPEAQQLAKETGGQSLFDGYQNLLADLEKGYISTTDEAAFKVGKNLATTPGAVIFRNELIELIQYEPMTAKTRKAPILIVPPCVNKFYIFDLNEKKSMIRYLLEQGQSVYTIAWRNPGPEMGDHSWDDYISDGIFEAVKVTSAVSKSNAIDILGWCNGGTMLTAALAVMPKALKSKLGTATFLSSLIDFSDPGQIKVFIDEPQVEIYNQRLKAEKLAPGRDIANAMAMLHVNESIWNFVVSNYLMGKSPAPFDVLYWNADTSNLPAKWYSYFIEEMYMANKLKDPGALTLCGTPVDTRNIDLPCYFLAADGDHIVPWKTSYTATGLVSGPSEFVLTTGGHVSGTVINHPANSRRQFWTGGKTTGDAETWQESAKLTDGSWWPHWLNWLDARNPAERGAKPKTLGNKTYAPMDPAPGTYVLEGV
- a CDS encoding complex I NDUFA9 subunit family protein, whose amino-acid sequence is MSKLVTIYGGSGFVGRYIARRLAKQGWRVRVAVRRPNEALFVKPYGAVGQVEPVLCNIRDDASVRAAMMGADAVVNCVGVLNSIGKNNFDAVHHDGAERVARIAAEQGVAQMVQLSAIGADANSDSEYARTKAQGEAGVRAAFPSAVILRPSVIFGSEDEFFNRFAGMTRFGPILPITGGDTRFQPVYVDDVAAAAEKAVLGQVEPGIYELGGPDVATLRELIDEMLEVVQRRRAVINLPFGIAKLQAAVFDFIQWMSGGLIKAPLTRDQVRSLAHDNVVADDAKGFAELGITPTATEAILPDYLWRFRHNGQYAAIQASAKNLRTNG
- a CDS encoding undecaprenyl-diphosphate phosphatase, whose product is MTLAHLFLVAVLQGITEFLPVSSSGHLALIPYLTTLPDQGQTIDVAVHVGTLGAVVLFFWRDVRMGLAGVPRMLTGRIDTPGARLAFLLAIATIPAIAIGLVLKLTGLNDAMRSVKVIAWTMILFGLVLYWVDHKGASEKKADDWTLRDAIIMGLWQALALIPGTSRSGATISGARALGYARHDAAKLSMLMSIPTIFASGVLLGSEVVATANMQVAKDGAIAAVLAFVSALLALSLMMRLLRSVSFTPYVIYRIALGAVLLFIAYQ
- a CDS encoding NAD(P)-dependent oxidoreductase, whose product is MAKQPMLKFVDVERDMPEKRAADARKDDFHEIYAEFAAQKAAEQASRCSQCGVPYCQTHCPLHNNIPDWLRMTATGRLKEAYELSQSTNTFPEICGRICPQDRLCEGNCVIEQSGHGTVTIGAVEKYITDTAWDNGWVEAITPSANRDESVAIIGAGPGGLAAADVLVRAGVNVTIYDRHDRAGGLMTYGIPGFKLEKDVVMRRVKLLEDAGVEFVLNCNVGKDISFQDIRAIHDAVLLATGVYKGRDLSGPGAGAEGIVPALDYLTCSNKLSFGDTVPAFDSGELNADGKNVVVIGGGDTAMDCVRTAIRQGAKSVKCLYRRDRANMPGSQRETQNAEEEGVEFVWLSAPKGFTGDPVTGVMVQKMRLGAPDATGRRSPEVIEGSEYTEEADLVIKALGFEPEDLPTLWDEKELTVTRWGTVKAAFETHQTDLDGVWAVGDIVRGASLVVWAIRDGREAGANILARLDAARALAAE